In the Desulfuromonadaceae bacterium genome, GGTTGCGTCGGGGTTCAGAAATGCACAGGGTTTGTGCAGCAACAAACGTTCCTCGCTGTCCAGCCAGCGGATTGCCGCAGCCAGCTCTGACACCGTTTCTTGCACGCGATGGCTGGATTCTTGCTCCTCGATCGCGTCAATGTGATTCGCTACGAGCAACGCCTCAGGATAAAGAACCGCGACATTGACCACACAACATGCCCCACAGCCGGGGCCGCAGGCAATCGCATCATCGTCAGCAAGATTTGTTTGCAGCAGGCTGTCTGTCAGGCTGAACAATTGTGCCAAGCCGGCACATTGATCACCGGCGCGTAATGCCGCACCGGCGGTCGCGGCGACTTTGTCCTGAAACTCACCAAAACTGAAGGTAGTCATCTAAGAACCAACATTTTCCGCAGCCCCCCCCCGTTTTTTTTGGGGGGGCTCATTGTCCTGTTTATTCGCGAACAAACGTGTCGATGTCAGTTTCGTGAACCATTCCCATCAAACGGGCATATTCAGATTCAATTAAAACATAATGATTATGGGTTGATTTGATATTTTTCTCATAAATGCAGCGGACCGCCTCATCGGTTATCTTCGCGGCCATCTCTTTAAGACTTG is a window encoding:
- a CDS encoding YkgJ family cysteine cluster protein, which encodes MTTFSFGEFQDKVAATAGAALRAGDQCAGLAQLFSLTDSLLQTNLADDDAIACGPGCGACCVVNVAVLYPEALLVANHIDAIEEQESSHRVQETVSELAAAIRWLDSEERLLLHKPCAFLNPDATCSIHPSRPLLCRSVSSINADHCRAATLVTTLGAPPLILANLFQKQLYETAFAGVAQGLEAEQQPTCSGKLAIVLDAFLAVTAAQRTPEVFVNSCRY